One genomic segment of Salmo trutta chromosome 8, fSalTru1.1, whole genome shotgun sequence includes these proteins:
- the LOC115199094 gene encoding protein FAM3C isoform X1, with product MRAGGILKLAALVSVFFLAVFLAFQLLEINMDFSLGNVFGSMPVEEGPTRLDRYKCGLSKPCPEGHFSFKMASGAASVVGPKICLEDNILMSGVKNNVGRGINIALVNGKTGDLIKTDYFDMWAGDVNTLITFLKTIEEGTVVMMATFDDSASKLNDESKKMIGELGSSSISTLDFRDNWIFVGGKGIKTKSPFEQHIKNNADTNKYEGWPEVLEMEGCIPQRQE from the exons ATGAGAGCTGGAG GCATCTTGAAGTTGGCTGCATTGGTTTCGGTCTTTTTCCTGGCAGTTTTCCTTGCCTTCCAGCTGCTGGAAATTAATATGGACTTCAGTTTGGGGAATGTGTTTG GGTCTATGCCTGTAGAGGAAGGCC CTACTAGACTGGACCGCTATAAGTGTGGCCTCTCCAAGCCATGTCCTGAGGGACACTTCTCCTTTAAGATGGCCAGCGGAGCAGCCAGTGTTGTGGGTCCCAAAATCTGCCTGGAGGACAACAT ATTGATGAGTGGTGTCAAGAACAACGTGGGCAGAGGAATTAACATCGCCCTGGTTAACG GAAAGACAGGGGACCTCATCAAGACAGACTACTTTGACATGTGGGCGGGAG atgTCAACACGCTCATCACATTCCTGAAGACTATTGAAGAAGGAACAGTAGTGATGATGGCCACGTTTGACGATTCGGCCTCCAA GCTGAACGACGAGTCCAAGAAGATGATTGGTGAACTTGGCAGTTCCAGCATCAGCACATTAGACTTCAGGGACAACTGGATCTTTGTGGGAGGCAAAGGGATCAAGACCAAGAGTCCCTTTGAGCAG CACATAAAGAACAACGCCGACACCAACAAGTACGAGGGCTGGCCTGAGGTGCTGGAGATGGAAGGCTGCATACCCCAAAGACAGGAGTGA
- the LOC115199094 gene encoding protein FAM3C isoform X2: MRAGGSMPVEEGPTRLDRYKCGLSKPCPEGHFSFKMASGAASVVGPKICLEDNILMSGVKNNVGRGINIALVNGKTGDLIKTDYFDMWAGDVNTLITFLKTIEEGTVVMMATFDDSASKLNDESKKMIGELGSSSISTLDFRDNWIFVGGKGIKTKSPFEQHIKNNADTNKYEGWPEVLEMEGCIPQRQE; the protein is encoded by the exons ATGAGAGCTGGAG GGTCTATGCCTGTAGAGGAAGGCC CTACTAGACTGGACCGCTATAAGTGTGGCCTCTCCAAGCCATGTCCTGAGGGACACTTCTCCTTTAAGATGGCCAGCGGAGCAGCCAGTGTTGTGGGTCCCAAAATCTGCCTGGAGGACAACAT ATTGATGAGTGGTGTCAAGAACAACGTGGGCAGAGGAATTAACATCGCCCTGGTTAACG GAAAGACAGGGGACCTCATCAAGACAGACTACTTTGACATGTGGGCGGGAG atgTCAACACGCTCATCACATTCCTGAAGACTATTGAAGAAGGAACAGTAGTGATGATGGCCACGTTTGACGATTCGGCCTCCAA GCTGAACGACGAGTCCAAGAAGATGATTGGTGAACTTGGCAGTTCCAGCATCAGCACATTAGACTTCAGGGACAACTGGATCTTTGTGGGAGGCAAAGGGATCAAGACCAAGAGTCCCTTTGAGCAG CACATAAAGAACAACGCCGACACCAACAAGTACGAGGGCTGGCCTGAGGTGCTGGAGATGGAAGGCTGCATACCCCAAAGACAGGAGTGA